From a single Herbiconiux sp. SALV-R1 genomic region:
- the argJ gene encoding bifunctional glutamate N-acetyltransferase/amino-acid acetyltransferase ArgJ, protein MSVTHPAGFRASGVVAGLKSTGARDLALVVNDGPRTSAAAVFTSNRAKANPVLWSEKAVLDGRIDAVILNSGGANCFTGAFGFQTTHATAEAVAEALGISAADVLVCSTGLIGVGDQTFRDAILDNVAPAVAALSGERDGGADAALAIMTTDSKPKESTIDSPAGWSIGGMAKGAGMLAPGLATMLVVITTDADLDPATLDRALRAATRVTFDRVDSDGCMSTNDTVTLMASGASGVAADEAEFTTALTALCLDLATQLQRDAEGASHDIAIEVVNAASEDDAVVVGRAVSRSNLLKAAIFGNDPNWGRVLAALGTTDAVFDPYRIDVSMNGVMVCREGEPGDDRELVDLTPRATSILIDLKSGDATATIYTNDLTHDYVHENSAYAS, encoded by the coding sequence GTGAGTGTCACCCACCCCGCCGGTTTCCGCGCCTCGGGCGTCGTCGCCGGCCTCAAGTCGACGGGTGCACGCGACCTGGCGCTCGTCGTCAACGACGGCCCCCGCACGTCGGCGGCGGCGGTGTTCACCTCGAACCGCGCCAAGGCCAACCCGGTGCTGTGGTCGGAGAAGGCCGTGCTCGACGGCCGTATCGACGCCGTCATCCTGAACTCCGGCGGCGCCAACTGCTTCACCGGCGCCTTCGGCTTCCAGACCACCCACGCCACCGCCGAGGCCGTCGCCGAGGCGCTCGGCATCTCGGCCGCCGACGTGCTGGTCTGCTCCACCGGCCTCATCGGCGTGGGCGATCAGACCTTCCGCGACGCCATCCTCGACAACGTCGCCCCCGCGGTCGCCGCCCTCTCGGGCGAGCGCGACGGGGGAGCGGATGCGGCACTCGCCATCATGACCACCGACTCGAAGCCGAAGGAGTCGACGATCGACTCGCCCGCCGGCTGGTCGATCGGCGGCATGGCGAAGGGGGCCGGGATGCTCGCGCCCGGCCTCGCCACCATGCTCGTCGTCATCACCACCGACGCCGACCTCGACCCGGCGACTCTCGACCGGGCGCTCCGCGCCGCCACCCGTGTCACCTTCGATCGCGTCGACTCCGACGGCTGCATGTCGACCAACGACACCGTCACCCTGATGGCCTCCGGAGCATCCGGGGTCGCCGCCGACGAGGCGGAGTTCACCACGGCGCTCACCGCGCTGTGCCTCGACCTCGCCACGCAGCTGCAGCGCGACGCCGAGGGCGCGAGCCACGACATCGCCATCGAGGTGGTGAACGCCGCGAGCGAGGACGACGCCGTTGTGGTGGGCCGCGCGGTCTCGCGCAGCAACCTGCTGAAGGCGGCGATCTTCGGCAACGACCCGAACTGGGGCCGTGTGCTCGCCGCGCTCGGCACCACCGACGCGGTGTTCGACCCCTACCGCATCGACGTCTCGATGAACGGCGTCATGGTCTGCCGCGAGGGCGAACCCGGTGACGACCGCGAACTGGTCGACCTCACCCCGCGTGCCACGAGCATCCTCATCGACCTCAAGTCGGGCGACGCCACGGCCACGATCTACACCAACGACCTCACGCACGACTACGTGCACGAGAACAGCGCGTACGCCAGCTGA
- the pheT gene encoding phenylalanine--tRNA ligase subunit beta produces the protein MRVPISWLAEYVDVPADASIADIHAALVKVGLEEEGSHSFDITGPVVVGQVLSFEEEPQSNGKTIRWCQVRVAPEGKLAADGGADVRGIVCGASNFFEGDKVVVTLPGAVLPGGFAIAARKTYGHVSDGMIASARELGLGDDHDGILRLTTLGLDPEVGTDALALLSLDDSAVEVNVTPDRGYAFSIRGIAREYAHSTGASFRDPVERVTPVAASGFPVAIHDEAPIRGRVGATVFVTRTVRGIDPSVKSPAWLVSRLKLAGIRSISLVVDITNYVMLEFGQPIHGYDLDALQGGIVVRRATEGETLETLDGVTRTLDPEDLLITDDRGPIGLAGVMGGASTEIGDGTVNVLIEAANFDPVSIARTSRRHKLPSEASRRFERGVDPKVAQPAAARVVELLETLAGGTADGLGSVHHEHAEPGSIMLPFGFVQRLVGVDFTPDDIARSLAEIGSAVEENSGGFEVTPPSWRPDLTDKASLAEEVARIVGYDRIPSILPVAPPGRGLTASQVTRRRTADVLAAGGLVEVLAYPFLSAEQNARFGSPDEVEVPAIRVANPLDSEAALLRTSLIPGLVDIARRNLSRGLTDLALFEIGLVFLPEAGRRYGQDQLPVGAALPDAAQLGELHDGIPPQPRHVAALVLGNSVDKQPGQPAVPAGIADVLDVVRLLESALAVSLRIAPGTHKSLHPGRTAELFVQTAAGEQSIGFAGELLPALTKELDLPRVVGVLELDLDAVIAAAGTGVDVAPISGYPAATQDLSLVVPVATVAGEVQRAVEEGAGELLESIRLVDDYRGQGLPENSKSLTFALRFRAPDRTLTAAEASEAKLAGAARAAELFSATVRE, from the coding sequence ATGCGTGTACCGATCAGCTGGCTCGCAGAGTACGTCGACGTCCCCGCCGACGCGTCGATCGCCGACATCCACGCGGCGCTCGTGAAGGTGGGGCTCGAGGAGGAGGGATCGCACAGCTTCGACATCACCGGTCCGGTCGTCGTCGGCCAGGTGCTCTCCTTCGAGGAGGAGCCGCAGTCCAACGGCAAGACCATCCGCTGGTGCCAGGTGCGGGTGGCCCCCGAGGGGAAGCTCGCCGCCGACGGCGGAGCCGACGTGCGCGGCATCGTCTGCGGCGCCTCGAACTTCTTCGAGGGCGACAAGGTCGTGGTGACCCTCCCGGGCGCCGTGCTGCCGGGCGGCTTCGCCATCGCCGCGCGCAAGACCTACGGGCACGTCTCCGACGGCATGATCGCCTCGGCACGCGAGCTCGGTCTCGGCGACGACCACGACGGCATCCTGCGGCTGACCACCCTCGGCCTCGACCCCGAGGTGGGCACCGACGCGCTCGCGCTGCTCTCGCTCGACGACTCGGCGGTCGAGGTCAACGTCACGCCCGACCGCGGCTACGCCTTCTCCATCCGCGGCATCGCCCGCGAGTACGCGCACTCCACCGGCGCGAGCTTCCGCGACCCCGTCGAGCGGGTCACCCCCGTAGCCGCCTCGGGTTTCCCGGTGGCCATCCACGACGAGGCGCCCATCCGCGGTCGCGTCGGCGCCACCGTCTTCGTCACCCGCACCGTGCGGGGAATCGACCCCTCGGTGAAGTCGCCCGCCTGGCTCGTCTCCCGGCTGAAGCTCGCCGGCATCCGTTCCATCTCGCTCGTGGTCGACATCACGAACTACGTCATGCTCGAGTTCGGGCAGCCCATCCACGGCTACGACCTGGATGCGCTGCAGGGCGGCATCGTCGTGCGTCGCGCCACCGAGGGGGAGACTCTCGAGACCCTCGACGGGGTCACCCGCACGCTCGACCCCGAAGACCTGCTCATCACCGACGACCGCGGGCCCATCGGGCTCGCCGGCGTGATGGGCGGCGCCTCCACCGAGATCGGCGACGGCACGGTCAACGTGCTCATCGAGGCGGCGAACTTCGACCCGGTCTCGATCGCGCGCACCTCGAGGCGGCACAAGCTGCCGAGCGAGGCCTCGCGTCGCTTCGAGCGCGGTGTCGACCCGAAGGTCGCCCAGCCCGCCGCGGCCCGCGTGGTCGAGCTGCTCGAGACGCTCGCCGGGGGCACCGCCGACGGCCTCGGTTCGGTGCACCACGAGCACGCCGAGCCCGGCTCGATCATGCTCCCGTTCGGCTTCGTGCAACGGCTCGTCGGTGTCGACTTCACGCCGGACGACATCGCCCGCTCGCTCGCCGAGATCGGCTCCGCGGTCGAGGAGAACTCGGGTGGCTTCGAGGTGACGCCGCCGAGCTGGCGCCCCGACCTCACCGACAAGGCCTCGCTCGCCGAAGAGGTGGCGCGCATCGTCGGCTACGACCGCATCCCGTCGATCCTCCCGGTCGCCCCGCCCGGTCGTGGGCTCACGGCCTCGCAGGTCACGAGGCGCCGCACCGCCGACGTGCTCGCCGCCGGCGGGCTGGTCGAGGTGCTCGCCTACCCCTTCCTGAGCGCCGAGCAGAACGCGCGCTTCGGCAGCCCCGACGAGGTCGAGGTCCCCGCCATCCGCGTGGCGAACCCGCTCGACAGCGAGGCGGCGCTCTTGCGCACCTCGCTTATCCCCGGGCTCGTCGACATCGCGCGCCGCAACCTCTCGCGCGGCCTCACCGATCTCGCGCTGTTCGAGATCGGCCTGGTGTTCCTCCCCGAGGCGGGCCGGCGGTACGGTCAAGACCAGCTGCCCGTCGGCGCCGCGCTTCCCGACGCCGCCCAGCTCGGCGAGCTGCACGACGGCATCCCCCCGCAGCCGCGTCACGTGGCAGCGCTCGTGCTGGGCAACTCGGTCGACAAGCAGCCGGGTCAGCCGGCCGTGCCCGCGGGCATCGCCGACGTGCTCGACGTGGTGCGCCTGCTCGAGTCGGCGCTCGCCGTGTCGCTGCGCATCGCGCCCGGCACGCACAAGTCGCTGCACCCGGGCCGCACGGCGGAGCTGTTCGTGCAGACCGCGGCGGGGGAGCAGAGCATCGGCTTCGCCGGTGAGCTCCTCCCCGCGCTCACGAAGGAGCTCGACCTGCCCCGCGTGGTGGGCGTGCTCGAGCTCGACCTCGACGCGGTCATCGCCGCCGCCGGAACCGGCGTCGACGTGGCGCCGATCAGCGGCTACCCCGCGGCGACGCAAGACCTCTCGCTCGTCGTGCCCGTCGCCACGGTGGCGGGCGAGGTGCAGCGCGCGGTCGAGGAGGGCGCCGGGGAGCTGCTCGAGAGCATCCGTCTCGTCGACGACTACCGCGGCCAGGGCCTGCCCGAGAACTCGAAGTCGCTCACCTTCGCCCTGCGCTTCCGCGCTCCCGACCGAACCCTCACCGCGGCCGAGGCCTCCGAGGCCAAGCTCGCCGGCGCGGCGCGCGCGGCCGAGCTGTTCTCGGCGACGGTCAGGGAGTAG
- the argB gene encoding acetylglutamate kinase, which translates to MPEYTAPTAADAQLAHVKANTLIESLPWLKRFHGQIIVVKFGGNAMVDPELQRTFAEDIVYLRYAGIRPVVVHGGGPQISRMLDRLGIQSEFRGGYRVTSPEAMDVVRMVLTGQISRDIVSHINEHGPLAAALSGEDAGLFEGRKRGVEIDGELVDLGLVGDVVGVNPEGVMAQLEAGRIPVVSSIAPDIDQPGQVLNVNADAAAAALAVALDAAKLVILTDVAGLYSDWPNRDSLVSVIDSEELRAMLPSLESGMIPKMSACLEAVDGGVAKAAIIDGREPHSILLEVFTQGGVGTEVVPAADR; encoded by the coding sequence ATGCCCGAGTACACCGCACCCACCGCCGCCGACGCGCAGCTCGCGCACGTCAAGGCGAACACCCTCATCGAGTCGCTGCCGTGGCTGAAGCGCTTCCACGGGCAGATCATCGTGGTGAAGTTCGGCGGCAACGCCATGGTCGACCCCGAGCTGCAGCGCACCTTCGCCGAAGACATCGTGTACCTGCGCTACGCCGGCATCCGCCCGGTGGTCGTGCACGGCGGCGGCCCGCAGATCTCCCGGATGCTCGATCGGCTCGGCATCCAGAGCGAGTTCCGGGGCGGCTACCGGGTCACCAGTCCCGAAGCCATGGACGTGGTGCGCATGGTGCTCACCGGCCAGATCAGCCGCGACATCGTGAGCCACATCAACGAGCACGGGCCGCTCGCTGCAGCCCTTTCCGGAGAAGACGCCGGACTCTTCGAGGGGCGCAAGCGCGGCGTCGAGATCGACGGCGAACTCGTCGACCTCGGTCTCGTCGGCGACGTCGTGGGAGTGAACCCGGAAGGCGTCATGGCGCAGCTCGAGGCCGGCCGCATCCCGGTCGTCTCCTCCATCGCCCCCGACATCGACCAGCCCGGTCAGGTGTTGAACGTGAACGCGGATGCTGCGGCAGCCGCGCTCGCGGTGGCCCTCGACGCCGCGAAGCTCGTCATCCTCACCGACGTCGCCGGCCTCTACAGCGACTGGCCGAACCGCGACTCGCTCGTCTCCGTCATCGACAGCGAGGAGCTCCGGGCGATGCTCCCCTCGCTCGAGTCGGGGATGATCCCGAAGATGTCGGCCTGTCTCGAGGCGGTCGACGGGGGAGTGGCCAAGGCCGCCATCATCGACGGCCGCGAGCCGCACTCCATCCTCCTCGAGGTCTTCACCCAGGGCGGCGTCGGCACGGAGGTCGTGCCGGCTGCCGACCGCTGA
- the argF gene encoding ornithine carbamoyltransferase, giving the protein MTRHFLRDDDITPAEQAHILDLAARLKQDRFAVRPLEGPQTVAVIFDKSSTRTRVSFAVGIADLGGSPLIISTAASQLGGKETASDTARVLERQVAAIVWRTYAQAGLEEMAAGTRVPVVNALSDDFHPCQLLADFLTIREHRGELAGLTVAFLGDGASNMAQSYLLAGATAGMHVRIGAPAAYAPNASVVADAEKRAAETGGSVAVLTSPTDAVAGADVVVTDTWVSMGKEDEKAARVKTFGGYQVDQALMAKAKPDALFLHCLPADRGYEVAAEVIDGPQSVIWDEAENRLHAQKALLVWLFEQNDAAAAAAAAPARKAGF; this is encoded by the coding sequence ATGACCAGGCACTTCCTCCGCGACGATGACATCACCCCGGCCGAGCAGGCCCATATCCTCGACCTCGCCGCCCGGCTGAAGCAGGACCGATTCGCCGTGCGCCCGCTGGAGGGCCCGCAGACCGTGGCGGTCATCTTCGACAAGTCGTCGACGCGCACCCGGGTGTCGTTCGCGGTGGGCATCGCCGACCTCGGGGGCAGCCCGCTCATCATCTCCACCGCGGCGAGCCAGCTCGGCGGCAAGGAGACCGCCTCCGACACCGCCCGCGTGCTCGAGCGACAGGTGGCGGCGATCGTCTGGCGCACCTACGCCCAGGCGGGCCTCGAAGAGATGGCGGCGGGCACGCGCGTGCCGGTCGTCAACGCGCTCTCCGACGACTTCCACCCCTGCCAGCTGCTCGCCGACTTCCTCACCATCCGGGAGCACCGCGGCGAGCTGGCCGGGCTCACCGTCGCGTTCCTCGGCGACGGAGCGAGCAACATGGCGCAGTCGTACCTGCTCGCGGGGGCGACCGCGGGCATGCACGTGCGCATCGGGGCGCCTGCCGCCTACGCACCGAACGCATCCGTCGTCGCCGACGCCGAGAAGCGCGCCGCCGAGACGGGCGGGTCGGTCGCGGTGCTGACCTCACCGACGGATGCGGTGGCCGGCGCCGACGTCGTGGTCACCGACACCTGGGTGTCGATGGGCAAGGAAGACGAGAAGGCCGCTCGGGTGAAGACCTTCGGCGGCTACCAGGTCGATCAGGCGCTCATGGCGAAGGCGAAGCCTGACGCGCTCTTCCTGCACTGCCTTCCCGCCGATCGGGGGTACGAGGTGGCGGCCGAGGTGATCGACGGTCCGCAGAGCGTCATCTGGGACGAGGCGGAGAACCGCCTCCACGCGCAGAAGGCCCTGCTCGTCTGGCTGTTCGAGCAGAACGACGCCGC
- the argC gene encoding N-acetyl-gamma-glutamyl-phosphate reductase, which produces MVYTVAIAGASGYAGGEILRLLAAHPELEVRTVTANKNAGQRLIDLQPHLRSYADLVLQETNAETLRGHDVVFLALPHGHSGALAEELGDASIVVDCGADHRLTSGEAWERFYKSEYHGSWPYGLPELVLADGGKQREKLAGVNRIAVPGCNVTAVSLGLAPGLRAGVIQPVDLVAVLAVGPSGAGKTLRTDLLASELLGSAHAYGVGGVHRHVPEIVQNLSGAAGEKVTVSFTPVLVPMSRGILATSTARLQPGVSAADVRSAWELAYADEPFVHLMPEGTFPRVADTTGANTALVGIAVDEEAERVVTVTALDNLVKGTAGAAIQSTNLALGLPEQLGLPVNGVAP; this is translated from the coding sequence ATGGTCTACACAGTCGCCATCGCCGGAGCCAGCGGATACGCCGGCGGCGAGATCCTCCGCCTGCTCGCCGCGCATCCGGAGCTCGAGGTGCGCACGGTCACGGCGAACAAGAACGCCGGTCAGCGACTCATCGACCTGCAGCCGCACCTGCGCAGCTACGCCGACCTGGTGCTGCAGGAGACCAACGCCGAGACGCTGAGGGGCCACGACGTGGTCTTCCTCGCCCTCCCGCACGGTCACTCCGGCGCCCTCGCCGAGGAGCTCGGCGACGCGAGCATCGTCGTCGACTGCGGCGCCGACCACCGGTTGACCAGCGGCGAAGCGTGGGAGCGCTTCTACAAGTCGGAGTACCACGGCTCGTGGCCGTACGGCCTCCCCGAGCTGGTGCTCGCCGACGGCGGCAAGCAGCGCGAGAAGCTCGCGGGTGTGAACCGCATCGCCGTCCCCGGCTGCAACGTCACCGCGGTGAGCCTGGGCCTCGCCCCCGGCCTCCGCGCCGGGGTCATCCAGCCTGTCGACCTCGTCGCGGTGCTGGCGGTCGGCCCCTCGGGCGCGGGCAAGACCCTGCGCACCGATCTGCTGGCCAGCGAGCTGCTCGGCTCGGCGCACGCCTACGGTGTCGGGGGAGTGCACCGCCACGTGCCCGAGATCGTGCAGAACCTCTCGGGCGCGGCCGGCGAGAAGGTGACCGTCTCGTTCACGCCCGTGCTGGTGCCGATGTCGCGCGGTATCCTCGCCACCTCCACCGCCCGGCTGCAGCCCGGGGTGAGCGCCGCCGACGTGCGCTCGGCCTGGGAGCTCGCCTACGCCGACGAGCCGTTCGTGCACCTGATGCCCGAGGGCACCTTCCCCCGGGTCGCCGACACGACGGGCGCGAACACCGCCCTCGTGGGCATCGCGGTCGACGAGGAGGCGGAGCGCGTCGTCACGGTGACCGCCCTGGACAACCTCGTCAAGGGCACCGCAGGCGCCGCCATCCAGTCCACCAACCTCGCGCTCGGCCTCCCCGAGCAGCTCGGCCTCCCCGTGAACGGAGTCGCACCGTGA
- a CDS encoding acetylornithine transaminase: MRTLGMPLRLLVRGEGAYVWDDTGKEYLDFLAGIAVNSLGHAHPVFVDAVSQQAATLAHVSNYFSTPPQLELAERLTRLTGAGEGGRAYFCNSGAEANEAAFKLARLNSTERRTRIVALENGFHGRTMGALALTGKPAMREPFEPMPAGVEHIDTSIEALDAAIDDTVAALFIEPIKGEAGVLGLPAGFLRRARELTERHGVLLVLDEIQTGVGRTGEWFSYMHDGVTPDAVTLAKGMAGGFPIGSLVTFGWASDLFSKGMHGSTFGGNPLATATANAVLTEIETAGLVENAAKRGREVRAVISEIDSPLIGELRGQGLLIGVGLTEPVAVEVSNAALDAGLIINAPNDSSLRLAPPLIIGDDEVREFGNRLRAAFAAVDGAR; the protein is encoded by the coding sequence ATGCGCACCCTCGGCATGCCGCTGCGCCTGCTGGTGCGCGGCGAGGGCGCCTACGTGTGGGACGACACCGGCAAGGAGTACCTCGACTTCCTCGCCGGCATCGCGGTGAACTCGCTCGGCCACGCGCATCCGGTGTTCGTCGACGCCGTGTCGCAGCAGGCGGCGACGCTCGCGCACGTGTCGAACTACTTCTCCACCCCGCCCCAGCTCGAGCTCGCCGAACGGCTCACCCGGCTCACCGGCGCGGGCGAGGGCGGGCGCGCCTACTTCTGCAACTCGGGCGCGGAGGCGAACGAGGCGGCCTTCAAGCTCGCGCGCCTCAACTCCACCGAGCGGCGCACCCGCATCGTCGCGCTCGAGAACGGGTTCCACGGCCGCACCATGGGTGCACTCGCGCTCACCGGCAAGCCGGCCATGCGCGAGCCCTTCGAGCCGATGCCCGCGGGCGTCGAGCACATCGACACCTCGATCGAGGCGCTCGACGCAGCCATCGACGACACCGTCGCCGCCCTGTTCATCGAGCCGATCAAAGGCGAGGCCGGCGTGCTGGGCCTGCCCGCCGGGTTCCTCAGGCGCGCCCGCGAGCTCACCGAGCGGCACGGGGTGCTGCTCGTGCTCGACGAGATCCAGACCGGCGTCGGCCGCACCGGCGAGTGGTTCTCGTACATGCACGACGGCGTCACACCGGATGCCGTCACCCTGGCCAAAGGCATGGCCGGCGGGTTCCCCATCGGCTCGCTCGTCACCTTCGGCTGGGCCTCCGACCTGTTCTCGAAGGGCATGCACGGCTCGACCTTCGGCGGCAACCCGCTCGCCACGGCCACCGCGAACGCGGTGCTCACCGAGATCGAGACGGCGGGCCTGGTCGAGAACGCGGCGAAGCGCGGCCGCGAGGTGCGCGCCGTGATCAGCGAGATCGACTCCCCGCTCATCGGGGAGCTGCGCGGCCAGGGGCTGCTCATCGGCGTCGGGCTCACCGAGCCGGTGGCGGTCGAGGTCTCGAACGCCGCGCTCGACGCGGGCCTCATCATCAACGCCCCGAACGACTCGAGCCTGCGCCTGGCGCCGCCGCTCATCATCGGCGACGACGAGGTGCGCGAGTTCGGCAACCGTCTGCGCGCCGCGTTCGCCGCAGTCGACGGCGCCCGCTGA